A region of Kwoniella shivajii chromosome 11, complete sequence DNA encodes the following proteins:
- a CDS encoding ATP-dependent RNA helicase ded1, producing MTTGPVNGLDGLEAKFNSGMKLNPERPAYIPPHLRSRGPGPAAAPGPQFSDAVPAGPGYHQSPTGLPTPATTPPQQARASYAPPAARGPAFPPAAAPRAAEDGGWGAAPRRSGPPEPRSFGGGAPGFGSWKNGEHIVGARNPRLEKELFGEAGDGMHQASGINFDKYADIPVEATGEGVPEPVTEFTTPPIDPVLLENIHYARYTTPTPVQKMSLPIVAGGRDLMACAQTGSGKTGGFLFPILSAMFTYGPVAPPQDANYGGYNSRRKAYPTALILAPTRELVSQIHDEARKFAYRSWARPAVVYGGADIGQQIRALDRGCDILSATPGRLVDLIERGRISLANVKYLVLDEADRMLDMGFEPQIRQIVEGEDMPGVMDRQTLMFSATFPKEIQMLARSFLKDYVFLSVGRVGSTSENITQRIEYVDDADKKSLLLDLLLAEQSGGLVLVFVETKRMADNLCDFLCAQRHNATSIHGDRTQREREAALHAFRTGRAPILVATAVAARGLDIPNVTHVILYDLPTDVAEYTHRIGRTGRAGNTGTSTAFFNRGNLNLARDLIDLLKEAHQVIPQWLIDVSSERSFGSYGGGRGGRGRGGGGGQRSGGRDVRQDRGFGASRGGSGAGGGYGGGFGGYGGGGGGGGFPPAAASGGASWW from the exons ATGACTACTGGTCCAGTTAACGGCTTAGATGGCCTTGAAGCCAAATTCAACA GTGGTATGAAACTCAATCCCGAAAGACCCGCTTACATCCCTCCTCACTTGAGAAGCCGAGGACCTGGACCTGCTGCAGCTCCTGGACCCCAGTTCTCTGATGCTGTACCCGCTGGTCCGGGTTACCATCAATCTCCCACTGGACTTCCTACTCCTGCCACCACTCCACCTCAACAAGCCAGAGCTTCTTACGCTCCTCCCGCTGCCCGAGGTCCCGCTTTCCctcctgctgctgctccCAGAGCCGCTGAGGATGGTGGCTGGGGTGCAGCTCCTCGAAGATCAGGTCCTCCTGAACCTAGATCTTTCGGTGGCGGCGCTCCAGGCTTCGGTAGTTGGAAGAATGGCGAGCACATTGTTGGTGCTCGAAACCCTAGATTAGAGAAAGAGTTGTTCGGTGAGGCAGGTGATGGAATGCACCAA GCTTCCGGTATCAACTTTGACAAATACGCCGATATTCCTGTCGAGGCTACTGGTGAAGGTGTACCCGAACCCGTTACCGAATTCACCACTCCTCCTATCGATCCTGTCCTTCTCGAGAACATTCACTACGCTCGATACACCACCCCTACTCCTGTTCAAAAGATGTCTCTCCCTATCGTCGCCGGTGGTCGAGATTTGATGGCTTGTGCTCAAACTGGTTCAGGAAAAACCGGTGGTTTCCTTTTCCCTATTCTCTCCGCCATGTTCACCTATGGTCCTGTCGCTCCTCCTCAGGACGCCAACTACGGCGGTTACAACAGTCGACGAAAGGCCTACCCCACTGCGCTCATTCTTGCTCCCACCCGAGAATTGGTCTCTCAAATTCACGATGAAGCTAGAAAATTCGCTTATCGATCATGGGCTCGACCTGCTGTTGTTTACGGAGGTGCCGATATCGGTCAACAAATCAGAGCTCTTGACAGAGGATGTGATATCCTCTCCGCTACCCCAGGTCGACTTGTCGACTTGATCGAGCGAGGCAGAATCTCACTCGCCAACGTCAAGTACCTTGTTCTCGACGAGGCTGATCGAATGCTTGATATGGGTTTCGAACCCCAAATCAGACAAATcgtcgaaggtgaagatatgCCCGGTGTCATGGACAGACAAACCCTCATGTTTTCAGCCACTTTCCCCAAGGAAATTCAGATGCTTGCCAGATCTTTCTTGAAGGACTACGTCTTCCTTTCCGTTGGTCGGGTTGGTTCTACCTCTGAAAACATTACTCAACGAATCGAATACGTTGATGACGCCGACAAGAAATCCTTACTCCTTGATCTATTGCTCGCCGAACAATCAGGTGGTTTAGTCCTCGTCTTTGTCGAGACCAAACGAATGGCAGACAACCTCTGTGATTTCCTTTGTGCTCAACGACACAACGCTACCTCTATTCACGGTGATCGAACTCAACGAGAAAGAGAGGCAGCCCTTCACGCTTTCAGAACCGGTAGAGCTCCCATCCTCGTTGCTACTGCTGTCGCTGCTCGAGGTCTCGATATCCCCAACGTCACTCATGTCATCCTTTATGACCTCCCTACCGATGTCGCTGAATACACTCACCGAATTGGTCGAACTGGTCGAGCCGGTAACACCGGTACATCCACTGCTT TCTTCAACCGTGGCAACTTGAACTTGGCTAGAGACTTGATCGACCTTCTCAAGGAAGCTCATCAAGTCATCCCACAATGGCTTATTGACGTGTCTTCTGAGCGATCATTCGGCTCTTACGGcggtggtcgaggtggacGAGGCcgaggtggcggtggtggtcAAAGATCAGGAGGACGAGATGTCAGACAAGATCGTGGTTTCGGTGCATCTCGAGGCGGCTCTGGTGCTGGAGGTGGTTACGGAGGCGGTTTCGGTGGTTATggtggcggaggtggtggtggtggattccCCCCTGCCGCCGCATCTGGCGGTGCCAGTTGGTGGTAA